From a region of the Mercurialis annua linkage group LG1-X, ddMerAnnu1.2, whole genome shotgun sequence genome:
- the LOC126665225 gene encoding uncharacterized protein LOC126665225 produces MDKPSYSYTQPSASSLAPNQNDELFFSGDRNFAVHGEIMLLVLVLLFSCFLFFIVFFLCKRRSDDYNYDSPKLSEPTTPMNSTVDTFKFQLKTGLNLMPESNLSHAEGFRQTQSPV; encoded by the coding sequence ATGGATAAGCCTAGCTATAGTTATACACAGCCTTCAGCTTCATCTTTAGCTCCTAATCAGAACGATGAGCTTTTTTTCTCCGGTGACCGGAACTTCGCTGTCCATGGTGAGATCATGTTACTTGTACTAGTCTTGTTGTTTTCTTGCTTCCTATTCTTTATTGTCTTCTTCTTGTGTAAAAGGCGGTCCGACGATTATAATTATGATTCTCCGAAGCTGTCGGAGCCGACTACACCGATGAATTCTACGGTTGATACGTTTAAATTTCAGTTAAAAACTGGATTAAATTTGATGCCGGAGTCAAATTTGAGTCATGCTGAAGGTTTCCGGCAAACTCAGTCGCCAGTGTAG
- the LOC126665746 gene encoding uncharacterized protein LOC126665746 → MMIFHGENIHSSYLFSLLIKNKLWTKHNASSQSAFYRLYGFPHAIQFWFYETLISVPEYLCTLSNAAVYPRLLCWSPKDIKKMQNFDFQVFDDGTEKVSVLSNIVANEFESSQLIVTGLNYQGQVVKRARTSASDSEDKILEVARSACIKFVHELKALIFDNKADYSDVECDVRKRICASVVSFEENQLSDIFDDKSGKADTVEELIYSSDGDSETVNENNSGSSEETVSDDDVSHKVFKESAVILNNENVVPVSESVGGKVFFYCC, encoded by the exons ATGATGATTTTCCATGGGGAAAATATTCATTCCAGTTATTTGTTCAGTCTACTAATTAAGAACAAGTTGTGGACTAAACATAATGCATCAAGTCAATCTGCTTTCTATCGTTTGTATGGTTTTCCGCATGCTATTCAGTTTTGGTTTTATGAAACATTGATTTCTGTGCCTGAGTATTTGTGTACTTTGAGCAATGCTGCTGTTTATCCTCGATTACTGTGTTGGAGTCCGAAGGATATTAAGAAAATGCAGAACTTTGATTTTCAGGTTTTTGATGATGGAACTGAAAAG gtCTCAGTGCTTTCAAATATTGTAGCAAATGAGTTTGAGTCAAGTCAACTTATTGTTACTGGACTAAATTATCAAGGTCAAGTTGTGAAGCGAGCAAGAACTTCTGCTTCTGATTCTGAAGATAAAATATTGGAAGTGGCAAGGTCTGCTTGTATTAAATTTGTCCATGAATTGAAAGCACTAATTTTTGATAACAAGGCTGATTATTCTGATGTGGAGTGTGACGTTCGAAAGCGCATTTGTGCTTCTGTGGTTAGTTTTGAAGAAAATCAATTGAGTGATATTTTTGATGACAAATCTGGAAAG GCTGATACTGTAGAAGAACTGATATATTCTTCTGACGGTGATTCTgag ACTGTTAATGAGAATAACAGTGGCTCATCGGAGGAAACTGTGAGTGATGATGATGTGAGTCATAAGGTCTTTAAGGAGAGTGCTGtgattttaaataatgaaaatgttGTACCTGTTTCTGAATCAGTTGGAGGAAaggtatttttttattgttgttga